In Cloacibacterium caeni, a single window of DNA contains:
- the infB gene encoding translation initiation factor IF-2, translating to MPKIRLNKAVKEFNISMSRLVEFLQSRGFEVESNPNAQLEEAAYAALEAEFARDSEQRKASHEVVISKVPEEKLEIEPKKPEVIKAKAPSIGEARVLGKIELEKPKAEVPAAEPVVDPEEPKKEEIQKVEPKKEEPVELKVLDKIDLSKIESNKPKPSPKKEEKPKQEAPKFEKKELPKPEVKKEQPKAPVKEETTSVKFDEPEKIKTVYQKLDGPKIVSTEKIDLSQFQTRPSKPDPNKKKQRKRINNGPAPTQGQNQQGQGGNNNQQGGDKKPFNRDNNNRPNQGGGNNNQGGANRNRPHSPNYKGGGAHKGREKVMPVELSDEQIKNQIKETLEKLTNKGGKSKGSKYRKEKRTYRREQDELQQELEAADRTLRVTEFITVSELASLMDVSATEVISACFSLGVMVTMNQRLEADTLTLVADEFGYKIEFADADLEAESEEEVQDTEEDLLPRAPIVTVMGHVDHGKTSLLDYIRKTNVIAGESGGITQHIGAYNVKLEGGQRITFLDTPGHEAFTAMRARGAQVTDIVIIVVAADDDVMPQTKEAIAHAQAAGVPMIIAINKVDKPNANPDNIRQQLSGMNILVEEWGGNVQAQEISAKFGNNVDLLLEKVLLQAEMLELKANPNKNASGAIIEASLDKGRGYVSTVLVQAGTLRVGDYVVAGKNHGKIKAMLDERGRQLTEAGPSIPVTILGLDGAPTAGDKFKVYEDEREAKSIANKREQLQREQTIRTKKHLTLDELGRRIALGDFKELNIILKGDVDGSVEALSDQLQRLSTAEISVNIIHKGVGQITESDVLLAAASDAIMIGFNVRAGANAKELADREEIEIRTYSIIYAAIDDVKEAMEGMLSPEIREQVIGNVEIRETFKISKVGTIAGCMVLNGKVTRNSKIRLLRDGIVKFDGELESLKRFKDDVKEVTKGYECGLNIKGYNDIEVGDILEVYEEIEVKKKLK from the coding sequence ATGCCAAAAATTAGATTAAATAAAGCGGTAAAGGAATTTAATATCTCGATGTCTAGATTAGTAGAGTTTCTACAATCAAGAGGCTTCGAAGTAGAAAGCAATCCAAACGCTCAATTAGAAGAAGCGGCATATGCAGCATTAGAAGCGGAGTTTGCTAGAGATAGCGAACAGCGTAAAGCTTCTCATGAGGTAGTGATTTCTAAGGTTCCAGAAGAAAAATTAGAAATTGAACCTAAAAAACCAGAAGTAATCAAAGCGAAAGCTCCATCTATCGGTGAGGCTAGAGTTTTGGGTAAAATAGAATTAGAAAAACCTAAGGCAGAAGTTCCTGCGGCAGAGCCTGTAGTTGATCCAGAGGAACCTAAAAAGGAAGAAATCCAAAAAGTAGAGCCTAAAAAAGAGGAACCTGTAGAACTTAAAGTTTTGGATAAAATTGATTTAAGTAAAATAGAATCTAATAAACCAAAACCTTCTCCTAAAAAAGAAGAAAAACCTAAACAAGAGGCTCCAAAATTTGAGAAAAAGGAACTTCCGAAGCCAGAAGTGAAAAAAGAGCAACCTAAAGCTCCGGTAAAAGAAGAGACTACTTCTGTGAAATTTGATGAACCTGAAAAAATTAAAACGGTTTATCAAAAACTTGATGGTCCCAAAATTGTCTCTACAGAAAAAATAGACCTTTCTCAGTTCCAAACGAGACCTTCTAAACCAGACCCAAATAAGAAGAAGCAGAGAAAAAGAATTAATAATGGTCCGGCTCCTACACAAGGTCAAAATCAACAAGGTCAAGGTGGTAACAATAACCAACAGGGAGGCGATAAGAAACCTTTTAACAGAGATAATAACAATCGTCCGAACCAAGGCGGTGGAAACAACAACCAAGGCGGAGCGAACAGAAACAGACCTCATAGCCCTAATTATAAAGGAGGAGGTGCTCATAAAGGCAGAGAAAAAGTAATGCCTGTAGAACTTTCTGATGAGCAAATTAAAAATCAAATTAAAGAAACTTTAGAAAAACTCACCAATAAAGGAGGTAAATCTAAAGGTTCTAAATATAGAAAAGAAAAGAGAACCTACCGTAGAGAGCAGGATGAATTGCAGCAAGAGCTAGAAGCAGCGGACAGAACACTTCGTGTTACTGAATTTATCACTGTTTCAGAGTTGGCATCTTTAATGGATGTAAGTGCTACAGAAGTAATTTCTGCATGTTTCTCTTTAGGTGTAATGGTTACCATGAACCAAAGATTAGAAGCAGATACACTTACTTTAGTGGCTGATGAATTTGGTTACAAAATAGAATTTGCAGATGCAGATTTAGAAGCAGAATCTGAAGAAGAAGTTCAAGATACTGAAGAAGATTTATTACCAAGAGCTCCTATTGTGACCGTAATGGGACACGTAGACCACGGTAAAACTTCATTATTAGACTACATCAGAAAAACCAATGTAATTGCTGGGGAATCTGGAGGTATTACACAGCATATTGGTGCATACAATGTGAAATTAGAAGGAGGACAAAGAATTACATTCTTAGATACACCAGGTCACGAAGCCTTTACAGCGATGAGAGCGAGAGGTGCACAAGTTACCGACATCGTAATTATTGTAGTAGCTGCGGATGATGATGTAATGCCACAAACCAAAGAAGCGATTGCTCACGCACAAGCTGCTGGTGTTCCTATGATTATCGCAATCAATAAAGTAGATAAACCAAACGCTAATCCAGACAATATTCGTCAACAACTTTCTGGAATGAATATTCTAGTTGAAGAATGGGGAGGAAATGTACAAGCACAAGAAATCTCTGCAAAATTTGGTAATAATGTAGATTTATTATTAGAAAAAGTATTGCTTCAAGCAGAAATGTTAGAATTAAAAGCTAATCCTAATAAAAATGCAAGTGGTGCAATCATTGAAGCATCTTTAGATAAAGGAAGAGGTTATGTTTCTACCGTATTAGTACAAGCTGGTACGCTTAGAGTAGGAGATTATGTAGTAGCGGGTAAAAATCATGGTAAGATTAAAGCTATGCTAGATGAAAGAGGAAGACAGCTTACTGAAGCAGGTCCTTCTATTCCTGTAACGATTCTAGGCTTAGATGGAGCTCCAACTGCTGGGGATAAATTTAAAGTTTACGAAGACGAAAGAGAAGCGAAATCTATTGCTAATAAACGTGAACAATTACAGAGAGAACAAACCATCAGAACTAAAAAACATCTTACTTTAGATGAATTAGGAAGAAGAATTGCTCTAGGTGATTTCAAAGAATTGAATATTATCCTAAAAGGAGACGTGGATGGGTCTGTAGAAGCACTTTCTGATCAGTTACAAAGACTTTCTACTGCTGAAATCAGCGTGAATATTATTCACAAAGGTGTAGGTCAAATCACTGAGTCAGACGTATTATTAGCTGCAGCATCAGATGCTATTATGATAGGATTTAATGTAAGGGCTGGTGCTAATGCAAAAGAATTGGCAGATAGAGAAGAAATAGAAATCAGAACTTATTCTATTATCTATGCAGCAATAGATGATGTAAAAGAAGCGATGGAAGGTATGCTTTCTCCGGAAATCAGAGAGCAAGTAATAGGAAATGTAGAAATTAGAGAAACGTTCAAGATTTCTAAAGTGGGTACTATTGCAGGTTGTATGGTTCTAAACGGAAAAGTAACCCGTAATTCTAAAATTAGACTTCTACGCGATGGAATTGTAAAATTCGATGGTGAATTAGAATCTCTAAAACGTTTCAAAGATGATGTAAAAGAAGTAACCAAGGGCTATGAATGTGGTCTTAACATTAAAGGCTATAATGACATAGAAGTAGGTGATATCTTAGAAGTCTATGAAGAAATAGAAGTAAAGAAAAAACTTAAATAG
- the nusA gene encoding transcription termination factor NusA, with product MDNLALIESFGDFKDEKGISKIDLMAIIEDSLKTLLRKRYDSDDHFDVIVNPDKGDFQIFLNKTIVEDEMSEDDDLEIEISEAKKIDPTFEVGEEYTQEIPVAQLGRRNILTLKQILATKLQEHNNAMLYEQFKDRIGELAIGEVHHIRHKHVILLDDEGNEYILPKENQIPSDFFRKGDNVRAIIETVDFKGSKPQIIVSRTAPKFLEKLLELEIPEIQDGTIILKKVVRIPGEKAKIAVDAYDDRIDPVGACVGVKGSRIHGVVRELKNENIDVIQWSRNSEILVKRALGNVTINKVEINEDENYALVYTPVEEISKVIGKQGQNIRLASWLSGFEIDVYREKQADDDVELTEFDDEIEAWIIAEFKKVGLETAKSVLDKDTEALVNMTDLEEETIEEVKRILKAEFED from the coding sequence ATGGACAATTTAGCGTTGATTGAATCCTTTGGTGATTTTAAAGACGAAAAAGGGATTAGTAAGATTGATTTAATGGCCATCATTGAAGATTCATTGAAAACTCTTTTGAGAAAAAGATATGATTCTGATGACCATTTTGACGTAATTGTAAACCCTGATAAAGGAGATTTTCAGATATTTCTAAATAAAACAATTGTGGAAGATGAAATGTCAGAAGATGATGATTTAGAAATAGAAATTTCAGAAGCGAAAAAAATAGACCCTACTTTCGAAGTAGGTGAAGAATATACTCAAGAAATTCCTGTAGCACAACTAGGAAGAAGAAATATTTTAACCCTTAAACAAATTCTAGCAACTAAATTGCAAGAGCATAACAATGCAATGCTTTATGAGCAGTTTAAAGATAGAATTGGAGAATTGGCCATCGGTGAAGTGCATCATATTCGTCACAAACATGTAATTTTGCTAGATGACGAAGGAAATGAATACATTTTACCAAAAGAAAACCAAATTCCTTCTGACTTTTTCAGAAAAGGAGATAATGTAAGAGCGATAATCGAAACGGTAGATTTCAAAGGTTCTAAGCCTCAAATTATCGTTTCTAGAACTGCTCCTAAATTCTTAGAAAAGTTATTAGAACTTGAGATTCCAGAAATTCAAGATGGTACTATTATTTTGAAAAAAGTAGTGAGAATTCCTGGTGAAAAAGCGAAAATCGCGGTAGATGCTTATGATGATAGAATAGACCCAGTTGGAGCTTGTGTTGGGGTAAAAGGTTCTAGAATTCATGGTGTAGTAAGAGAATTGAAAAATGAAAATATAGACGTTATTCAATGGTCTAGAAATTCAGAAATTCTTGTGAAGAGAGCACTTGGTAATGTAACGATTAATAAAGTAGAAATCAATGAAGATGAAAACTACGCATTAGTTTATACGCCAGTAGAAGAAATTTCTAAAGTAATCGGAAAACAAGGTCAAAACATTAGATTGGCATCTTGGTTATCTGGTTTTGAAATAGATGTTTACAGAGAAAAACAAGCAGATGATGATGTAGAATTAACAGAATTCGATGATGAAATCGAAGCTTGGATTATTGCTGAGTTTAAGAAAGTAGGTTTAGAAACTGCGAAAAGTGTATTAGATAAAGATACAGAAGCGCTAGTAAACATGACAGACTTAGAGGAAGAAACGATAGAAGAAGTAAAAAGAATTCTAAAAGCAGAATTCGAAGATTAA
- the rimP gene encoding ribosome assembly cofactor RimP encodes MDFRAKVEQLVHEFLETRKDLYLVDLKISAGDDITVILDGDEGLSLQDCLDASRAVEFNLDREEHDFSLQVMSPGLSEPLKLSRQFKKNMGREIEVLLNSDEKIQGEVVAVDEDKVTIVLRYRRPKLIGKGKEDVVENKEIPYTEIKKALVVIKF; translated from the coding sequence ATGGATTTTAGAGCAAAAGTAGAACAACTCGTTCATGAGTTTTTAGAAACTAGAAAAGACCTGTATCTCGTTGATTTAAAGATTTCTGCAGGAGATGATATTACGGTAATTTTAGATGGCGATGAAGGGTTGAGTCTTCAGGATTGTCTTGATGCAAGTAGAGCAGTAGAATTTAATCTTGACAGAGAAGAGCATGATTTTTCTTTGCAAGTCATGAGTCCTGGATTAAGTGAGCCGTTGAAACTTTCTCGTCAGTTTAAGAAAAACATGGGCAGAGAAATAGAAGTTCTTCTGAATTCTGATGAGAAAATACAAGGTGAAGTAGTAGCGGTAGATGAAGATAAAGTAACCATTGTGTTAAGATACAGAAGACCTAAATTAATAGGGAAGGGGAAAGAAGATGTAGTAGAGAACAAAGAAATTCCTTATACTGAAATAAAAAAGGCTCTTGTAGTCATTAAATTTTAG
- a CDS encoding carbonic anhydrase, protein MGKSYETIFENNRKWVEEKLGQDADFFKKLAEGQSPEYLYIGCSDSRATAEELMGMKPGEVFVHRNIANLVNTLDMSSTAVIQYAVQHLKVKHIIVCGHYGCGGVKAAMTPQDFGLMNPWLRTIRDVYRLHQEELDSIKEEQLRYDRLIELNVQEQCINVIKMASVQERYILDHYPIVHGWVFDLKTGKLIDLNIDFEEILKNIQKVYDLTNSDWVMSRKNNKNF, encoded by the coding sequence ATGGGTAAAAGCTACGAAACTATTTTCGAAAATAATAGAAAATGGGTTGAAGAAAAACTAGGTCAAGATGCTGATTTTTTTAAAAAATTAGCAGAAGGTCAAAGTCCAGAATATCTTTACATAGGTTGCAGCGACAGTCGTGCAACCGCAGAAGAATTAATGGGCATGAAACCCGGCGAAGTTTTTGTGCATAGAAATATTGCCAATTTAGTGAACACCCTAGACATGAGTTCTACTGCTGTAATTCAATATGCAGTACAACATTTAAAGGTAAAACACATTATTGTGTGTGGCCATTATGGTTGCGGTGGTGTAAAAGCAGCAATGACGCCTCAAGATTTTGGATTAATGAATCCTTGGCTCAGAACCATCAGAGATGTTTACAGATTGCACCAAGAAGAACTAGATTCAATAAAAGAAGAGCAATTGCGCTATGATAGATTGATTGAACTGAATGTTCAAGAACAATGCATCAACGTTATTAAAATGGCTTCGGTTCAAGAAAGATATATTTTAGACCATTATCCTATAGTTCACGGTTGGGTTTTCGACCTAAAAACAGGGAAGTTAATTGACTTAAATATAGATTTCGAAGAAATATTGAAAAATATTCAAAAAGTTTATGACCTAACCAATTCTGATTGGGTGATGAGCAGAAAAAATAATAAAAACTTCTAA
- a CDS encoding SulP family inorganic anion transporter — translation MKKTNTLFGGIKENIPSGIVVFLVALPLCLGIALASGAPPLSGILAGIVGGLVIGFISNSPISVSGPAAGLAAIVLGAITDLGSFELFLTAGLIAGFIQLALGFLRAGSISNYFPNNVIEGMLAGIGVIIILKQIPHALGYDKDFEGNLQIFDGFNLSEYLSGLANAVTPGAVLVTIISLAILITWEKVNFLKKIKLLPGALVAVIVGILFNEVFRGSALEISNEHLVTLPVPQSVEDFKNLVTFPDFSGFLNPQVWIIGATIAVVASIETLLCIEAADRMDVHKRITDTNLELKAQGIGNLVSSFIGGLPMTSVVVRTSANANAGATSKISAIVHGFLLLVSVLSIPFLLNKIPLATLAAVLLMVGYKLASPAKLSHFWSKGKYQFIPFIATIIAVVALDLLKGVGIGLAISILFLLLGNMKRAYYLSREDLESADEITIDLAEEVSFLNKAAIKKTLKNIKPNSRVIINAKKTSYVSDDIIDLISDFANVRAREEDIEVVLEGFKTSYKEYENDQHSHITISHRRVI, via the coding sequence ATGAAAAAAACAAACACTTTATTCGGCGGAATAAAAGAAAATATTCCTTCGGGAATTGTAGTATTTCTCGTAGCATTACCACTCTGTTTAGGTATTGCATTAGCATCTGGTGCTCCACCACTTTCTGGGATTTTAGCAGGAATTGTAGGCGGACTAGTGATAGGATTTATCAGCAACTCTCCAATTTCCGTTTCTGGACCAGCTGCAGGTTTAGCAGCCATCGTTTTAGGAGCCATAACCGACTTAGGAAGCTTCGAACTATTTTTAACTGCAGGTTTAATTGCAGGTTTTATACAATTGGCACTTGGTTTTCTAAGAGCAGGAAGTATTTCTAACTATTTCCCCAATAACGTTATCGAAGGAATGTTAGCCGGAATTGGAGTCATTATTATTTTAAAACAAATTCCTCACGCTTTAGGTTACGACAAAGATTTTGAAGGAAACCTTCAGATTTTTGATGGCTTTAATCTATCTGAATATTTATCTGGATTAGCAAATGCTGTTACGCCAGGAGCGGTTTTAGTGACGATTATTTCCTTAGCTATTCTTATTACTTGGGAAAAAGTAAATTTCCTCAAAAAAATAAAACTTTTACCGGGAGCTTTAGTAGCGGTAATTGTTGGGATTTTATTCAATGAAGTTTTCAGAGGAAGCGCCCTAGAAATTTCTAATGAACATTTGGTAACACTTCCGGTTCCACAATCGGTAGAAGATTTTAAAAACTTAGTCACTTTTCCAGATTTCTCAGGATTCCTGAATCCGCAAGTTTGGATTATTGGTGCAACAATAGCAGTAGTAGCTTCCATAGAAACATTATTATGTATAGAAGCTGCAGATAGAATGGATGTACATAAAAGAATAACAGATACTAACTTAGAATTAAAAGCACAAGGTATTGGCAACTTAGTTTCTTCATTTATTGGAGGTTTACCTATGACTTCGGTGGTAGTAAGAACTTCTGCAAATGCTAATGCTGGTGCAACAAGTAAAATTTCGGCTATTGTTCATGGTTTTTTATTGTTAGTATCTGTTTTATCTATTCCATTTTTATTGAACAAAATTCCTTTGGCGACTTTAGCAGCAGTTTTATTAATGGTAGGTTATAAATTAGCAAGTCCTGCAAAACTTAGCCATTTCTGGAGCAAAGGAAAATATCAGTTCATCCCTTTTATTGCAACAATTATTGCAGTGGTAGCATTAGATTTATTAAAAGGAGTAGGAATTGGTTTAGCCATCAGTATTCTTTTCTTGCTACTTGGAAACATGAAACGCGCATATTATTTGAGCAGAGAAGATCTAGAAAGCGCTGATGAAATCACCATAGATTTGGCAGAAGAAGTTTCATTCTTAAACAAAGCAGCCATCAAAAAAACGCTTAAAAATATTAAACCCAACTCTAGAGTGATTATTAATGCTAAGAAAACTTCTTATGTCTCTGATGATATTATAGACTTAATCTCGGATTTTGCTAACGTAAGAGCCAGAGAAGAAGATATAGAAGTGGTTTTAGAAGGATTTAAAACTTCTTACAAAGAATATGAAAACGACCAACATTCACATATTACCATCTCACACAGAAGAGTAATTTAA
- a CDS encoding carbonic anhydrase encodes MKAHTSETQSTITPEKALLFLQEGNQRFVNNLKVNRNLLEQVNDTREGQWPFATVLSCIDSRTSAELIFDQGLGDIFSIRIAGNFANQDILGSMEFACNVAGSKLVVVLGHTKCGALKGGLDAPQIEGLGMDNLNHLIYHFESCIHEIIKEGEERSSKNDDLLDRLTLCNIKKTIEDIRHQSSTLRNLEKEGKIKIVGANYDVETGVVTWL; translated from the coding sequence ATGAAAGCACATACTTCAGAAACTCAATCTACGATTACCCCAGAAAAAGCACTTCTTTTTTTACAAGAAGGAAACCAAAGATTTGTAAACAATCTTAAAGTAAACAGAAACCTATTAGAGCAAGTAAACGATACCAGAGAAGGACAATGGCCTTTTGCAACGGTACTCAGTTGTATCGACAGTAGAACTTCTGCGGAACTTATTTTCGACCAAGGTTTGGGAGATATTTTCAGCATCAGAATTGCAGGAAATTTTGCTAATCAAGATATTTTAGGCTCTATGGAATTTGCTTGTAATGTAGCAGGTTCTAAATTGGTAGTGGTTTTAGGACATACCAAATGTGGCGCTTTAAAAGGTGGATTAGATGCTCCTCAAATTGAAGGACTTGGAATGGATAATCTTAATCACCTTATCTATCATTTCGAATCTTGCATCCACGAAATCATCAAAGAAGGAGAAGAACGTTCTTCTAAAAATGATGATTTATTAGATAGATTAACGCTTTGCAATATCAAAAAAACCATCGAAGATATTCGTCACCAAAGTTCTACTTTAAGAAATTTAGAGAAAGAAGGAAAGATAAAAATTGTAGGTGCAAATTACGATGTGGAAACTGGAGTTGTAACATGGCTCTAG
- a CDS encoding phosphatase PAP2 family protein: MKNKISSKIFYLTEGITIYALMTFLYKETAILNTLIFPKIDGFLSHLDQKIFGFQPSVRFSETFDSWYFSELFYFGYFSYYLLPLATFLIIYLKIPQKIEEFSFILIASFLLYYFTFILIPAEGPQFYFPFPENTIEAKGIFGNMVKLIQKNGEVPTAAFPSSHVGISWIVIFWLYQNFRKSVKYFIPFVVLLMFSTVYIKAHYFVDVVAGFISAPIVFFLTFKFYKFLNHKLDVRFN, from the coding sequence TTGAAAAATAAAATTTCTTCCAAAATTTTTTACTTAACCGAAGGAATTACGATTTACGCTTTGATGACTTTTCTATACAAAGAAACTGCGATTTTAAATACTTTAATTTTCCCAAAAATTGATGGTTTTCTATCTCATTTAGACCAAAAAATATTCGGTTTTCAGCCCTCAGTAAGATTTTCTGAAACTTTTGATTCTTGGTATTTCAGCGAATTATTTTACTTCGGATATTTTTCATATTACCTATTACCATTGGCTACTTTTTTGATAATTTATCTCAAAATTCCACAGAAAATAGAAGAATTTAGCTTCATTTTAATCGCTTCATTTTTACTGTATTATTTCACTTTTATATTAATTCCAGCAGAAGGTCCTCAGTTTTATTTTCCGTTTCCAGAAAACACGATTGAAGCCAAAGGAATTTTCGGGAATATGGTCAAACTCATTCAAAAAAACGGCGAAGTTCCCACTGCTGCTTTCCCAAGTTCACACGTAGGAATTTCTTGGATTGTTATTTTTTGGCTTTATCAAAATTTTAGAAAATCAGTAAAATATTTCATTCCATTTGTTGTTTTATTGATGTTTTCTACGGTTTACATTAAGGCACATTATTTTGTAGATGTAGTTGCTGGATTTATTTCTGCGCCGATTGTATTTTTTCTTACCTTTAAGTTTTACAAATTTTTAAACCATAAATTGGATGTCCGTTTCAATTAA
- the pth gene encoding aminoacyl-tRNA hydrolase, which translates to MKYLIVGLGNKGEEYAETRHNIGFKVAEKIAETLEAPFKSANFGWVSEGKYKGRKVFVLKPDTYMNLSGNAVRFWMQKENIPLENVLVITDDLALPFGTLRMRKKGSDAGHNGLKNIQEVLQTQNFARLRFGISADFSEGKQVDYVLGKWNEEEQKTLQDRIELFTIASLSFVFAGVNNTMNTFNGK; encoded by the coding sequence GTGAAATACTTAATTGTAGGTTTAGGAAACAAAGGTGAAGAATACGCAGAAACGCGTCATAATATTGGTTTTAAAGTTGCTGAGAAAATTGCAGAAACTTTGGAAGCACCTTTTAAATCTGCCAATTTCGGCTGGGTTTCAGAAGGGAAATACAAAGGAAGAAAAGTTTTTGTGCTAAAACCAGATACATATATGAATCTTTCGGGAAATGCAGTAAGATTTTGGATGCAAAAAGAAAATATTCCGTTAGAAAATGTATTGGTAATTACCGATGATTTGGCACTTCCTTTTGGCACTTTAAGAATGAGAAAAAAAGGTTCTGATGCTGGACATAACGGTTTGAAAAATATTCAAGAAGTTTTACAAACACAAAATTTCGCAAGATTGCGTTTCGGGATTTCTGCAGATTTTTCCGAAGGGAAACAAGTAGATTACGTTCTCGGAAAATGGAACGAAGAAGAGCAAAAAACGTTGCAAGATAGGATAGAGTTATTTACAATAGCCAGTTTGTCTTTTGTTTTCGCAGGAGTTAATAATACGATGAATACTTTTAATGGGAAGTAG